ATTCAAGAAACAAAAGGAAATGACATCGATGAATGAAAAATTACGTGAATTAGAAAAACGGTTTGGCCTTTCATTTAATCAATTTGATTTATTGGTTCGTTCTATGACACATTCATCATATGCAAATGAACATAATACTAAAAGTAATGAACGATTAGAATTTATTGGGGACGCAGTGTTAGACCTTGCTGTTGGCAAATTTTTATTTGAACATTTATCAGACGACGAAGGTGTTTTAACTAAAAAAAGAGCACAAGATGTCTGTGAACAAAGTTTATATGTCTATGCGAAAAGTTTTCAATTAGGAGATTATTTATTGTTAGGAAAAGGCGAAGAAAAAAATGGTGGCAGAGAAAAAGCGGCTGTTTTAGCCGATGCATTCGAAGCGTTTTTGGGAGCTATCTTTCTTGACAAAGGATTTGATGAAATATATAAAGTGCTTGAAAAAATCGTCTTTCCAATTATTAGAAAGACGATGAATCAAGAAGATAATGATTATAAAAGCAAACTTCAAGAGTTGGTGCAATCGGATAAACGAACTTTAAATTATGTGATTGTGTCTGAATCTGGGCCAGCACATGAAAGAGAGTTCGTCGCAAGAGTCTATATGGATGATGATATAGTAATGGGTGAAGGTACCGGAAAAACAAAAAAAGAAGCTGAACAAAATGCAGCAAAAGCAACACTGAATAAGCTTGCTTCTAGTGATTATACTTTAGAAGAATAGAAGAAAAGAGGAATTTCGATGGATTACAACCTTGCCAAGAAGTTAATAGAAGATGATATTCTTGATTTCCAAAAAATGATGTTTAAGAATTATAAATTTATTGGATTATCTGAAATTGAAGCATTCATCATTATTGAACTTCATAATCAAATGCGTCAAGGCAATACTTTTTTAAATCCTTCAAAAATCATTAAGAACATTACTATTTCAAAAGATGAATTATTAACTATTTTAGATTCCCTCATTAAAAAGGGTTATTTGTCTATTCAACTTAAAAAAACAAAATCAGGAAAAGACACAGAAATCTTTTTTTTAGATGGAACTATCCAAAAGATTTTACTATATTATCAAAAAGTTATTAAAGATGAAATCATCAATCAACCAAAAAAATATGAAACAAATGAAGAAGAATTAGTAGATATGATTGAAAGTCAATTTCAAAAGCTACTGACGCCTTTAGAAATTGAAATAATTCAAAAATGGTTAAGCGAAGATCACTTTGAAATGTTAGAAATTAAAAAAGCTTTGCTTGATGCTATCAAAGCAAATAAATATTCCATTAGTTATGTGGACAGTATTTTGATTAAACGAAGAGCAAAACTGAAAAAGAGTTCAGATGTAGTTTACAATCCAGAAAAATCAGAAGCATTAAAGGCGTTTTTTGATTCATGGGAAAAGAAACAATAAATAAAGAAAGTTTTATTTATCAAGAAATTACCAAACTTTTTCCCAATGCTCATTGTGAATTAAACTATCAGAATGCCATACAACTATTAATCGCAATTATTTTAAGCGCTCAAACAACAGATGAAGCAGTGAATAAAGTAACAAACTCTTTATTTAATAAATATAAGAATATTGAAGACTATATTCAAGTTCCTTTAGAAGTTCTTGAACAGAAATTAAAACATTTGGGTTTGTATAAAGTAAAAGCAAAAAATATCAAAGCAATGAGTATACAAATAAAGGATTTCTATAACGGTGAAATACTTCCTAGTCAAGAAATGCTCGAATCCCTTCCTGGTGTTGGAAGAAAAACAGCTAATGTATTTTTAGCGGAATGGTATCATGTTCCACGAATTGGAGTTGATACACATGTTAAAAGAATTTCCGTAAGACTTGGCCTTGCAGATGAAACGGATAATCCAGAACAAATCGAAGTAAAATTGATGAATTTATATCATGAAAGTCTTTGGATAGATTTGCATCACAAATTCATTTTTTTTGGAAGATACTTTTGCAAAGCAAAAAAACCAAACTGTCAAAATTGCCCGATTATTAGCGTTTGTAAGAAACCACTTATTTAGAAGTAGTTTCTTTTTTTTGTTTAAATTTTAGCGGGATAATCATATAGTTGCAAATCATAAAAAATCATTCAACAAAAAATCCTTTTCTTTTTTAGCGTATTTGTTTATAATGTCATTAAAATGAATTTTATACTTCTAAAAGAATTAATAAAAGTCATTAAAATTATATCCTAATGATGGAGGCAGAGAATGAAGCTGGGAAAAGAACTTGAGAGAAGAAAAAAAGAAATTTTTCAATTCTATTATCGCGGAATTGGAGATTCAATTAGAAAAAAAAGAATTGAGTGTAATTTAACACAAGAACTGCTTGCAAGGGGAATATGCTCTAACACTTATATTTCAAAAATTGAAAATAATGCGATTGCTGTGAACAAAGAAAGTCTTCTTTTGATTATGGAGCGTATGAATATCTCTTTTCAAGAAACAAGTTTTCCAGAAAAAATGATTGAAAACATGGAAAAATCAATTCAATATTTCTATAGAGATGATAAAGAAGCTTATAAAACATTATACGACGAATGCGAAAAATATGAGTTTGGAATATTGATTCAAATTATTCGGTTGGGTTATCATACATTAATAGGAAATACAGATGAAGCTGAAATGATTAACAATGAATTGATTCGATACTTGAATTCTCTTGAAGATTATGGATTTACAGTGTATTCCTTGTATGCATGTTGGCTTTATGTTTCAAAAGAGGATTATGAAACAGCAAGATCTTTATACGAAGCTGTCAGTCAACATTTTTATATGAATGATGAAATATTTGGAATATATCAATTCTTAAAATTTCAAATATACGGGAATTTACATTTATTTAATGTGTCAAGAAGTGCTTATGAAAATGCGAAAAACATGTATATGGAAAAAGGAGTAATGAGCAAACTTTTTGAAATGAGAGCAATGTTAAATCTTTTCTACGTTTATGAAAATCAAAGAGATAAAATATATCATCATGATTTCTTGTCAAATTCTTTATGTTTAAACCAAAGAAACAAATATTTTGTTCTTCTTTCAATTGAAGAAGAAAATCCACTTATATATTTAGATAAAATACAAAAAGAAGGACAGTACTATTTGGACTCGCTGTACCTTAAATGTTTGTTTTACAAAAAACAAAGCAATGTAAATAAATATAATAGTATAAAAGAAGAAATAAATCAAAATTACTGCTTAATGGATTCAGAAATTGATTATTATAAATTGTTATCTTTTGAAGAAAAAAACGAAGAATTTTTATATAAAGAATATTTAATCAATCAAGTGATGCCTTATGTTACAAAATTACAAAATATCTATTTAATGAATTTAGTCAATGAAAAAATAGTAACTATTTTATCAAGTAATAAAAGATATAAAGATGCTCTTGCAAATCAACAGAAGACTAATAAAGCTATTAAACGATTAAAAACATTAAAAAAAAGCAAACAGGAATATTAAATTCCGTTTGCTTTTCATTTTTAGATAAAATATTTTAAATCAACCTAAAGAAGGGCTAAAATTTTTCTAGCAAGATTTAAATAAATGATTCCGATTGGTTCTGAATCAGCGAAAATAGATGGATTACCTGATTTTGGTTGACCAATTGGGACTTCACCTAAGAAAGGAACAACTAATTTGTCTGCTACCATTTCGCCGCCATTTTTTCCGAAAATATAATGTTTTTTTCCGTTTACTTCAAAATATGACATGTTTTCAATAACGCCAATCACATCTTGACTTAGGTCTTTTGCGGCAAATCCTGCTTTAATTGCAATATGAGTTGCATTTGGATGAGGAGTTGTCACAAGAATCATTTTAGCATCTGGGACAAAGGTTTTAATATCCATGATTACATCTCCGGTTCCAGGTGGTAAATCTATGAGTAAAAATTCTAAATCTGCGCTCCAAAGAGTGTCTTCAAAAAATATTTTTAATACTTTATTAAGCATGGGTCCTCTCCACATAAGTGCTCTATCAGTATCAACGAAGAATTCAGTAGATACCATTTCAATTCCATCTTTTTCAAATGGATATACTTTTCCTTCAGCTGTTCCCATAAGTTCTTTTGTTTCGCATTCAAATATTTTAGGCATATTTGCTCCATAAACATCTGCGTCAATTATCCCCACTTTTTTTCCAAGAGAAGTAAGAGCATAAGCTAAATTAGCCGTTACAGAAGATTTCCCAACTCCACCTTTTCCTGAAGCAATTCCAATCACTTTTAATGATTTTGTGAGGGTTGCAGGTCTGGTTTGATTATAGTCAATGACTAAACTTTTAAAACCCATATCTAATTTTACAATTTGGGCAACGTTTCTTGTGATTTGACTTGTGATTTCGGTGTTTTTAATTCCAACTTCAATTAACAACATGACGGATTCGGTTTCAGGATTTATTCCTACATGTTTTATGGCATCTAATTCACCTAATGTCTTTTCAAGGCTTGGATCAATAACAGATTCAATTCTTTCTAAAATATCTTCTTTTGTATAGGGCATATATTTTCCTCGTTTTCTATAGATTAACATGATATATTATAACGCATTACAAGAATAATGCCAGTAATTTTACTTTGAAATGAATAAGAGTGTTTACAATAAAGAATGCACAGTCTATAATAAGTTTTAAATAGATGAAAAAGAAATGAGGGATTTCGATGTATATTGAACTGCTAAAACAAATAGCTCCCATTCCAGAAATTGAACAACACGAAAAAGTTGTTTTTATTGGAGCGCACCCTGATGATATTGAAATAGGTGCGGGAGGCACAGTCGATAAATTAATAAAACTTAAAAAAGAAGTAAATTTTGTTATTATGACTGATGGAGGCTCTGGCAGTAGAGATGTTTCCCAAAATATTGAAAAATTAATTGAAACACGTAAAAAGGAAAGTGAAGAAGCAGCAGCATTTTTAGGTGTGAAAAAAGTATATTTTCTTGATTTTCCTGACGGAGGGTATTATGAGGTTTTCGATGCAGCAAAAAAACTAGCTACTGTTCTTTTAGAACTTAATCCTGACTTAGTTGTTTGTTCTGACCCTAATTTGCCTTCAGAAATTCATCCAGATCATATTAAGTGCGGTGAAGCATCTAATTTAGCCATTATTATGGCCGCTTTTCCTTTAATGTTCGTTCGTAATCATCTCGAAATTAATGATAAATTTTTATCTCATTTTCGGCCAAGAACTTTAGCATATTATTATACACACAGACCAAATCAAACCATTTCTTTATCTAATGAGAATGTATCAAGACGTTCAAACGCCATTCAAAAACATAAAAGTCAGTTTAAAGAATTTGAAGATTATCAAATGATTCATTCTTACTTAGAAATTCACGGAAAAGCTCTAGGGTTATTGGCGAAATCTATAGAAGCAGAAGGCTTTTTTGTGTTAGGACCCGTTCATCAACACTGTTTTCCTGAGGTCAACCATTATTAGTGATTAATTCTTGACATTCCTTTGAAAAAAAAGTATAATTTATTTGCTGTGTTGAGGTGGTAAAATGAAGTGGACAATTCACGAACTAAGGAAACTTAGTTACACCAACAATCAGTTCGAATACCTCTGTGAATGTGATAAATTCATAAACGAAGATATATTAGATCTTGTCGATATTTCTTTAGCAGATGTTAAAGGACGTTTCAATATAATCGAAGAAAACAGATTATATCTATTTGAACTGCACATTAAGGTTACCCTTACTATGCTTTGTGCAATTACACTGAAACCAGTAGATGTTCCTCTGGATTTTGAAACAGCTTTACATTTCTCAAAAACGTTTATTGATGATGACACTCATGTTATCGATGGAATTACTATTGATCTCGATCCTTACGTTTGGGCAGAAATTTTAGTAGAGAAACCGATGAAAGTGGTAAGCAAAAATGCATCCAATCCTTGCTTAGAAGAACTAGCAACAATTGATGAAGAAGAAATTCTTACTGACAATCCATTTAACAATTTAAAAGAGTAGTAATTATTTACAGGAGGTGAAATCATGGCAGTACCAAAAAGAAAAACGAGCAAGTCAGTTAAAAGAAAAAGAAGAACACATTTCAAGTTAGATGCACCAACAATGGCTGTTTGTCCTAATTGTGGAGAAGTTACACTATCTCATCAAGTTTGCAGAAAATGCGGTTTTTATAAGGGTATCCTTGTGAAAGAACCAAAACCAGTCAAAGAAGAAAAAGAATAATTTTAAAAGAAAAGAAGCGCTGATAAAATCAGCGTTTTTCTTTTAGTATTTATTTAAGATATGGTATAATGACGTTGGTGATAAAATGGCTGAACATGTTTCTGTATTGCTAAATGAGGCAATTGAAAATCTAAATATTAATCCAAATGGATTATACGTAGATATGACTTTAGGTGGCGGAGGTCACAGCGAAGTCATTCTTCAGCATCTCAAAAAGGGTCACTTGTACGCTTTTGATCAAGATGAATATGCTTTAAAACAAGCAAAAATTAAATTAGCAAACTATAAAAATATTACATACATTAACTCTAATTTTGAACATGCAAAATCCGTACTTGAAGAAATGGGAATTGAAAAAGTGGATGGAATATTATTTGATTTAGGAGTTTCTTCTTTTCAATTTGATTTACCAGAAAGAGGATTTTCTTATAATTATGATAGTCCACTAGACATGAGAATGGACCAAAAATCCGCTTTATCAGCTTATGAAATTGTCAATGAATATTCAAAAGAAGAAATCATGAAAATTTTGTATCGCTATGGAGAAGAACCTTTCGCAAAAAACATTACAATCAATATTTTAGAAGCTAGGTCTCACCAAACGATTAAAACAACTTTTGAGTTAGTAGAGATCATAAAGAAATCTTTGCCAGGAAAAATATTAAGGAAAAAGGGCCATCCAGCCAAACAAACCTTTCAA
This is a stretch of genomic DNA from Bacillota bacterium. It encodes these proteins:
- the rsmH gene encoding 16S rRNA (cytosine(1402)-N(4))-methyltransferase RsmH, translating into MAEHVSVLLNEAIENLNINPNGLYVDMTLGGGGHSEVILQHLKKGHLYAFDQDEYALKQAKIKLANYKNITYINSNFEHAKSVLEEMGIEKVDGILFDLGVSSFQFDLPERGFSYNYDSPLDMRMDQKSALSAYEIVNEYSKEEIMKILYRYGEEPFAKNITINILEARSHQTIKTTFELVEIIKKSLPGKILRKKGHPAKQTFQALRIAVNNELGVLEKALYDAVSLLNPGGRIVTITFHSLEDRICKMIFRELSTIDIPKGLPIIITEKPTLKLINKHVILPSEVEILGNNRSHSAKMRVVEKNK
- a CDS encoding helix-turn-helix domain-containing protein, yielding MKLGKELERRKKEIFQFYYRGIGDSIRKKRIECNLTQELLARGICSNTYISKIENNAIAVNKESLLLIMERMNISFQETSFPEKMIENMEKSIQYFYRDDKEAYKTLYDECEKYEFGILIQIIRLGYHTLIGNTDEAEMINNELIRYLNSLEDYGFTVYSLYACWLYVSKEDYETARSLYEAVSQHFYMNDEIFGIYQFLKFQIYGNLHLFNVSRSAYENAKNMYMEKGVMSKLFEMRAMLNLFYVYENQRDKIYHHDFLSNSLCLNQRNKYFVLLSIEEENPLIYLDKIQKEGQYYLDSLYLKCLFYKKQSNVNKYNSIKEEINQNYCLMDSEIDYYKLLSFEEKNEEFLYKEYLINQVMPYVTKLQNIYLMNLVNEKIVTILSSNKRYKDALANQQKTNKAIKRLKTLKKSKQEY
- the rpmF gene encoding 50S ribosomal protein L32, which produces MAVPKRKTSKSVKRKRRTHFKLDAPTMAVCPNCGEVTLSHQVCRKCGFYKGILVKEPKPVKEEKE
- a CDS encoding P-loop NTPase translates to MPYTKEDILERIESVIDPSLEKTLGELDAIKHVGINPETESVMLLIEVGIKNTEITSQITRNVAQIVKLDMGFKSLVIDYNQTRPATLTKSLKVIGIASGKGGVGKSSVTANLAYALTSLGKKVGIIDADVYGANMPKIFECETKELMGTAEGKVYPFEKDGIEMVSTEFFVDTDRALMWRGPMLNKVLKIFFEDTLWSADLEFLLIDLPPGTGDVIMDIKTFVPDAKMILVTTPHPNATHIAIKAGFAAKDLSQDVIGVIENMSYFEVNGKKHYIFGKNGGEMVADKLVVPFLGEVPIGQPKSGNPSIFADSEPIGIIYLNLARKILALL
- a CDS encoding PIG-L family deacetylase codes for the protein MYIELLKQIAPIPEIEQHEKVVFIGAHPDDIEIGAGGTVDKLIKLKKEVNFVIMTDGGSGSRDVSQNIEKLIETRKKESEEAAAFLGVKKVYFLDFPDGGYYEVFDAAKKLATVLLELNPDLVVCSDPNLPSEIHPDHIKCGEASNLAIIMAAFPLMFVRNHLEINDKFLSHFRPRTLAYYYTHRPNQTISLSNENVSRRSNAIQKHKSQFKEFEDYQMIHSYLEIHGKALGLLAKSIEAEGFFVLGPVHQHCFPEVNHY
- the rnc gene encoding ribonuclease III, producing MTSMNEKLRELEKRFGLSFNQFDLLVRSMTHSSYANEHNTKSNERLEFIGDAVLDLAVGKFLFEHLSDDEGVLTKKRAQDVCEQSLYVYAKSFQLGDYLLLGKGEEKNGGREKAAVLADAFEAFLGAIFLDKGFDEIYKVLEKIVFPIIRKTMNQEDNDYKSKLQELVQSDKRTLNYVIVSESGPAHEREFVARVYMDDDIVMGEGTGKTKKEAEQNAAKATLNKLASSDYTLEE
- a CDS encoding DUF177 domain-containing protein, producing the protein MKWTIHELRKLSYTNNQFEYLCECDKFINEDILDLVDISLADVKGRFNIIEENRLYLFELHIKVTLTMLCAITLKPVDVPLDFETALHFSKTFIDDDTHVIDGITIDLDPYVWAEILVEKPMKVVSKNASNPCLEELATIDEEEILTDNPFNNLKE
- a CDS encoding DnaD domain protein; translated protein: MDYNLAKKLIEDDILDFQKMMFKNYKFIGLSEIEAFIIIELHNQMRQGNTFLNPSKIIKNITISKDELLTILDSLIKKGYLSIQLKKTKSGKDTEIFFLDGTIQKILLYYQKVIKDEIINQPKKYETNEEELVDMIESQFQKLLTPLEIEIIQKWLSEDHFEMLEIKKALLDAIKANKYSISYVDSILIKRRAKLKKSSDVVYNPEKSEALKAFFDSWEKKQ
- the nth gene encoding endonuclease III; this encodes MGKETINKESFIYQEITKLFPNAHCELNYQNAIQLLIAIILSAQTTDEAVNKVTNSLFNKYKNIEDYIQVPLEVLEQKLKHLGLYKVKAKNIKAMSIQIKDFYNGEILPSQEMLESLPGVGRKTANVFLAEWYHVPRIGVDTHVKRISVRLGLADETDNPEQIEVKLMNLYHESLWIDLHHKFIFFGRYFCKAKKPNCQNCPIISVCKKPLI